The Desulfobotulus pelophilus genome has a window encoding:
- a CDS encoding GTP cyclohydrolase, FolE2/MptA family — protein sequence MEKHSGLLYCCQRSGADGPMISDEDHTRVLATCTDIPEEAPDFRLPIDGVGIGNKTVWIKLPSGLTPFGADIRVNLPGRIKGIHMSRIEAVISELLEKEFADIGLYAAALAEGVLETQEGDRADVRIEGKLPILQKTPASRRISLDTLDVSARALVFSSAGHSTSRVTVSAGVHHITACPCTQAYNRVLFKTDTELPLITHSQRSFTRLSMERHGDVPRFSDLFDCLNAGLHVTSDLLKRTDEAEMVLKAHTTPQFAEDTTRETARQAGLRFGKILPASTLVSIRSDSLESIHTHDVIASIHTTMGDILSVLEENN from the coding sequence ATGGAGAAGCATTCAGGACTTTTATACTGCTGCCAAAGAAGCGGGGCTGACGGCCCCATGATTTCCGATGAGGATCACACCCGGGTGCTGGCCACCTGTACGGACATTCCGGAAGAAGCGCCGGATTTCCGCCTTCCCATTGACGGCGTGGGCATTGGCAACAAAACGGTGTGGATAAAACTGCCCAGTGGTCTCACCCCCTTTGGCGCCGACATCCGGGTCAACCTTCCTGGACGGATCAAGGGGATCCACATGTCCCGTATTGAAGCCGTTATCAGTGAACTTCTGGAAAAAGAATTTGCCGACATCGGTTTATATGCCGCTGCCCTTGCCGAAGGCGTTCTCGAGACCCAGGAAGGCGACAGAGCCGATGTCCGCATTGAGGGCAAGCTCCCCATACTGCAGAAAACTCCGGCCAGTCGCAGAATTTCGCTGGACACACTGGACGTTTCCGCCAGGGCACTCGTCTTTTCTTCAGCCGGACACAGCACCAGCCGTGTGACCGTATCCGCAGGGGTCCACCACATTACCGCCTGCCCCTGTACTCAGGCATACAACCGGGTCCTCTTTAAAACGGACACGGAGCTTCCTCTGATTACCCACTCCCAGCGTTCCTTCACAAGGCTCTCCATGGAAAGACATGGGGATGTGCCCCGCTTTTCCGATCTTTTTGACTGCCTCAACGCAGGTCTCCATGTAACGTCTGATCTGCTGAAACGCACCGATGAAGCCGAAATGGTGCTCAAAGCCCACACCACCCCTCAGTTTGCAGAAGACACCACAAGGGAAACGGCCAGACAGGCTGGACTCCGTTTCGGAAAAATTCTTCCGGCCAGCACCCTTGTCAGTATCCGTTCCGACAGCCTGGAAAGCATCCATACCCATGACGTGATCGCCAGCATCCACACCACCATGGGGGATATTCTTTCCGTGCTGGAAGAAAATAACTGA
- a CDS encoding metal ABC transporter solute-binding protein, Zn/Mn family, with translation MTLCSGTHRFVSFFLALLISAALMPAAHGETPRRIVASTTQIADFARNITGDRWEVHSILAAGADPHTYTPTPRDAERVARADLVLQNGLMLEGKNWMETLARSSGRPLVTCTDGIPPLELEEEGESILDPHAWFSPKNAAIYVRNILKAVSDMDPEGRELFEARAELYLQQLRVLDTWIRANVATIPPEKRLLVTSHDAFNYFCREYRFNPQNNYLSMAPVGWSTGGEVGAGSTPARLRQVMESIREMGAPAIFVETSVNPGQIREIATQAGIRVGGSLYSDAMGPPGSAGETYIGMMRENTLTIVNALR, from the coding sequence ATGACTCTCTGTTCAGGAACCCACCGTTTTGTGAGCTTTTTTCTTGCCCTCCTGATTTCAGCGGCCCTCATGCCAGCCGCCCACGGGGAAACACCTCGCCGCATTGTGGCCTCCACAACGCAAATTGCGGATTTTGCCAGAAACATTACCGGAGACCGATGGGAGGTTCACAGCATTCTGGCAGCCGGTGCCGACCCGCACACCTACACCCCTACGCCACGGGATGCGGAAAGGGTTGCCCGTGCCGATCTTGTGCTCCAGAACGGTCTGATGCTGGAGGGTAAAAACTGGATGGAAACACTCGCACGATCCAGCGGCAGGCCCCTTGTGACCTGCACCGATGGCATCCCACCCCTTGAGTTGGAGGAAGAAGGCGAAAGTATCCTCGACCCCCATGCCTGGTTTTCTCCTAAAAATGCTGCCATCTATGTGCGCAACATTCTAAAAGCCGTTTCCGATATGGACCCCGAAGGACGGGAACTTTTTGAGGCCAGAGCAGAACTCTATCTCCAGCAGCTCCGGGTTCTGGACACATGGATACGAGCAAACGTTGCCACCATCCCACCTGAAAAAAGACTTCTTGTCACCAGCCACGATGCCTTTAACTATTTCTGCAGGGAATACCGCTTCAATCCCCAGAACAACTACCTGAGTATGGCTCCGGTGGGCTGGTCAACGGGAGGCGAAGTCGGAGCCGGCTCCACACCGGCCAGACTCCGTCAGGTCATGGAAAGCATCCGGGAAATGGGAGCTCCGGCCATTTTTGTGGAAACCAGTGTCAATCCAGGACAGATACGGGAAATAGCCACACAGGCAGGTATCCGCGTTGGTGGTTCCCTCTATTCCGATGCCATGGGGCCTCCGGGCAGCGCCGGTGAAACCTACATCGGCATGATGCGGGAGAACACCCTGACCATTGTGAATGCTCTCCGATAA
- a CDS encoding metal ABC transporter ATP-binding protein, which translates to MNDIMPAIRVRHLTVSYGLRPALLDVNLDIPQGALVGILGPNGAGKSTLIKALMGFVQKDVGRVEIMGEPAEKAKGRMAYVPQRSSVDWDFPITVEEVTLMGRYGRIPWYRNPGKKDREAVRRALCTVRMEDFSQRQIGALSGGQQQRVFMARALCQGAGILLLDEPFAGVDAVTEKAILGVLKESQEQGLTLVVVHHDLATAASYFDRIALIKQRLVAFGKPEDVLRKELLTEVYEGQMQSFTGL; encoded by the coding sequence ATGAATGATATCATGCCAGCCATCCGGGTCCGCCACCTTACGGTAAGCTACGGCCTGCGCCCGGCCCTTCTGGATGTGAATCTCGATATTCCCCAAGGGGCACTGGTGGGCATTCTTGGCCCCAATGGAGCGGGAAAATCCACCCTCATCAAAGCCCTCATGGGTTTTGTTCAAAAAGACGTGGGCAGGGTGGAAATCATGGGAGAACCAGCAGAAAAAGCAAAGGGCCGTATGGCCTACGTACCCCAGCGCAGCTCCGTTGACTGGGATTTTCCCATCACCGTCGAAGAAGTGACCCTGATGGGCCGCTATGGCCGGATTCCCTGGTATCGGAATCCCGGGAAAAAAGACAGGGAAGCCGTACGCAGAGCCCTGTGTACAGTTCGTATGGAAGACTTCAGCCAGAGACAGATCGGTGCCCTTTCCGGTGGCCAGCAGCAGCGGGTTTTCATGGCAAGGGCGCTTTGTCAGGGGGCCGGGATTCTTCTTCTGGACGAACCCTTTGCCGGTGTGGATGCGGTAACGGAAAAGGCCATTCTGGGTGTACTGAAAGAGTCTCAGGAACAGGGCCTTACCCTGGTGGTGGTTCACCACGATCTGGCCACGGCAGCCAGCTATTTTGACCGGATTGCCCTGATCAAGCAGAGACTAGTGGCCTTTGGAAAACCGGAGGATGTACTCCGAAAAGAACTTCTCACAGAGGTTTATGAAGGACAGATGCAGAGCTTTACCGGTCTGTAA
- a CDS encoding metal ABC transporter permease, with translation MLADLASHLPGPLSHLFFIKAIMAAILVALVCGVTGCLVILRKMSFLGDAISHAMIAGVAAGYLIMKLLFGVEAHAPAMLFGALMAAVVTVGLIHFVSSVSRIKEDTAIGIMYTGIFALGVVMVSLFRDHIHIDIMHFIMGDVLAVSDGDILLAAFVCGIVLTLILLFFRHFQASAFDPVMAAAIGIPVGIFHGLLTLCVSLVVVVGVGMVGVILVVGLLITPAATAYLLTNRLDRMMILAALFAVNGAICGLFMAYAMDVAGGGAIMLFLTLQFLAVLMIAPEHGILTRYIRKIRHIPDKTTEDILAGLLRKDPMGLAPASLLESAGTGIRLGRALARLASEGHITQETDLVHLSPKGREKALALRRSHRIWESYLAHAGVEQEKIHEKAHELEHIHDPDVLKNLDDLLGHPMTDPHGSEIPQDPCLHKKGFLFSSSLLRPGQQARVRTVPDSLSDQIREDMGLFLHARDKDGEKWEFLLPSGEPFVLDHASADALVVEMDEKSCHPNFSQKKQA, from the coding sequence ATGCTGGCCGATCTTGCAAGCCACCTTCCCGGACCCCTGTCCCACCTTTTCTTCATCAAAGCCATCATGGCCGCCATTCTGGTGGCTCTGGTCTGCGGTGTTACGGGCTGCCTTGTCATCCTTCGAAAAATGAGTTTTCTCGGAGACGCCATCTCCCATGCCATGATAGCGGGTGTGGCCGCAGGCTATCTCATCATGAAACTTCTTTTCGGTGTGGAAGCCCATGCCCCCGCCATGCTTTTCGGTGCCCTTATGGCCGCCGTGGTGACGGTAGGTCTCATCCACTTTGTTTCCAGTGTTTCCCGCATCAAGGAAGATACGGCCATCGGCATTATGTACACCGGCATTTTTGCCTTAGGTGTTGTCATGGTTTCCCTTTTCAGGGACCATATTCATATTGATATCATGCATTTCATCATGGGGGATGTGCTGGCTGTTTCCGATGGAGACATCCTGCTTGCGGCCTTTGTCTGCGGCATTGTCCTCACCCTGATTCTCCTCTTCTTCCGCCACTTTCAGGCTTCGGCCTTTGACCCGGTCATGGCTGCTGCCATCGGCATTCCCGTAGGCATTTTCCACGGCCTGTTAACCCTCTGCGTCAGTCTTGTGGTGGTGGTGGGCGTGGGCATGGTCGGGGTTATTCTTGTTGTGGGACTTCTCATCACCCCGGCAGCCACAGCCTATCTGCTCACCAACAGGCTGGACCGCATGATGATACTGGCCGCTCTCTTTGCCGTAAACGGAGCCATCTGCGGACTTTTCATGGCCTATGCCATGGATGTGGCAGGTGGCGGAGCCATCATGCTTTTTCTCACCCTGCAGTTTCTTGCCGTACTTATGATCGCTCCGGAACACGGCATCCTTACCCGCTACATCCGCAAAATCCGCCATATTCCTGATAAAACCACAGAAGACATACTGGCCGGACTTCTACGCAAAGATCCCATGGGGCTTGCACCCGCATCCCTTCTTGAATCGGCAGGAACGGGAATACGGCTGGGACGCGCTCTGGCCCGGCTTGCAAGCGAGGGACATATCACCCAGGAAACGGATCTAGTACACCTCAGCCCCAAAGGCAGAGAAAAAGCCCTTGCCCTCCGAAGATCTCACAGAATATGGGAATCCTACCTGGCCCATGCCGGTGTGGAGCAGGAAAAAATCCACGAAAAAGCCCATGAACTGGAGCATATCCATGATCCGGATGTGCTGAAAAATCTCGACGATCTGCTGGGTCATCCCATGACAGACCCCCATGGCAGCGAAATACCCCAGGATCCCTGCCTGCACAAAAAAGGCTTTCTGTTCAGCTCAAGCCTCCTCAGGCCGGGACAGCAGGCCAGAGTCCGGACAGTTCCGGATTCCCTTAGCGATCAGATCAGAGAAGACATGGGCCTGTTCCTCCATGCACGGGATAAGGATGGCGAAAAATGGGAATTCCTCCTCCCCTCCGGCGAACCCTTTGTACTGGATCATGCTTCTGCGGACGCCCTTGTGGTGGAAATGGATGAAAAAAGCTGCCACCCGAACTTTTCGCAGAAAAAGCAGGCTTGA
- a CDS encoding 4Fe-4S dicluster domain-containing protein yields MKTLFIPNGHNPDLRGNPEASIIHLPRPSRLAVVPSAFPFVKPRLQVKEGDRVSLGSSLFEDKRRPELRFLSPGGGTIETIVFGPRRIVTAIIIRLDEKEEREFFQPLENEDLETMDREELVQHLVKGGLWPLFRSLPFRAIADTKELPDTLYVRMDSHQPFSALPEAYLQGHLEAFRFGIRVLKKLAGQLAVYTCAEQHSFVLNECQGVVNHTVFGRYPAQDPGVVHYHLRKKGNTGKAWFITGEDVLLIAHLLETGTYPGERTYAMGGTGLASPCHVRTRFGAPVSHLIEACDPLEGNFRNIAGGLFRGRNAGQEGFMSMYETSLVRIPEGKEKEYFGFLRPGLSKNSVSRTFLSALFNRPARVDCNTHGEERACINCGTCTRLCPVEMLPQFTMKALHADAIEEALAHGLLDCVQCGLCAYACPSKIDLSGIFGSAREKLYQEQQKGA; encoded by the coding sequence ATGAAAACTCTCTTTATTCCCAACGGCCATAACCCTGACCTCCGGGGCAACCCCGAGGCCAGCATCATCCACCTGCCCAGGCCTTCCCGTCTGGCAGTGGTTCCTTCGGCCTTTCCCTTTGTCAAACCCCGGCTGCAGGTCAAAGAAGGGGACAGGGTTTCCCTCGGCAGCTCCCTTTTTGAGGATAAAAGAAGGCCGGAACTCCGCTTTCTCTCCCCCGGCGGCGGCACCATTGAAACCATCGTCTTCGGCCCCAGACGCATTGTCACTGCCATCATCATCCGTCTCGATGAAAAGGAAGAAAGGGAATTCTTTCAACCCCTTGAGAACGAAGATCTTGAAACCATGGACAGGGAAGAACTGGTGCAGCATCTGGTAAAGGGCGGTCTCTGGCCGCTCTTTCGCAGTCTCCCCTTCCGGGCCATTGCAGACACCAAAGAGCTTCCGGACACCCTCTATGTACGCATGGATTCTCACCAGCCCTTTTCCGCCCTGCCCGAAGCCTATCTTCAGGGACACCTGGAAGCTTTCCGCTTCGGTATCCGGGTTCTCAAAAAACTGGCAGGCCAGCTTGCCGTCTACACCTGTGCGGAACAGCACAGCTTTGTGCTCAATGAATGCCAGGGCGTGGTCAACCATACGGTCTTTGGCCGTTACCCGGCCCAGGATCCGGGAGTGGTTCACTACCACCTCAGGAAAAAAGGAAATACCGGAAAAGCCTGGTTCATTACAGGAGAAGATGTGCTGCTCATTGCCCATCTTCTGGAAACGGGCACCTATCCGGGCGAACGCACCTATGCCATGGGTGGAACCGGCCTTGCCAGCCCCTGCCATGTTCGTACACGATTCGGCGCTCCCGTCTCCCATCTTATTGAAGCCTGTGATCCTCTGGAAGGGAATTTCAGAAATATTGCAGGCGGCCTCTTCAGGGGCAGAAATGCCGGTCAGGAAGGTTTCATGTCCATGTATGAGACCAGCCTTGTCCGCATACCCGAAGGAAAGGAAAAAGAGTACTTTGGTTTTCTGAGACCGGGGCTTAGCAAAAACAGCGTGTCCCGAACCTTTCTTTCCGCCCTTTTCAACCGCCCGGCAAGGGTGGACTGCAACACCCACGGAGAGGAAAGGGCCTGCATCAACTGCGGTACCTGCACAAGACTCTGCCCGGTGGAAATGCTCCCCCAGTTTACCATGAAGGCCCTGCATGCCGATGCCATTGAAGAAGCCCTGGCCCACGGCCTGCTGGACTGTGTTCAGTGCGGGCTCTGTGCCTATGCCTGCCCTTCCAAAATTGATCTTTCCGGAATTTTTGGCAGTGCTCGGGAAAAACTGTATCAGGAACAGCAGAAAGGGGCCTGA
- a CDS encoding NADH:ubiquinone reductase (Na(+)-transporting) subunit B, translating into MQRWIRSFFDTHRPKFEKEGRLHRYHGLFEAFETIFFLPDSTTSQSPHIRDSLDLKRFMSIVILAIVPVTLFGIYNTGYYACLAAGESTAFIPSFMQGLFIFIPLLVVSYGVGFFWEALFAVRRGHGISEGFLVSGLLYPLILPPDLPLWQAAIGISFGVVIGKEIFGGTGRNLLNPALTARAFVFFAYPGQMSGDAVWISGGATDAVSGATALAISAQAEPGSQIPAMLDQAGLGLFELFVGRTPGSIGETSALLCIVGALILIITGVANWRIMVGGVLGVLGTGMLLNQLATGSFAAAMALPAYYHLVMGGFAFGIVFMATDPVSAPGTDAARWLYGFLIGALTVLIRVFNPAYPEGTMLAILFMNLFAPLLDHFVIQIRLRKRISHV; encoded by the coding sequence ATGCAGCGTTGGATAAGAAGTTTTTTTGATACCCACAGGCCCAAATTTGAAAAAGAGGGCAGACTCCACCGCTATCACGGACTGTTTGAAGCCTTTGAGACCATTTTCTTTCTTCCGGACAGCACCACATCCCAAAGCCCCCACATCCGGGACAGTCTGGATCTCAAACGCTTCATGAGTATTGTGATTCTTGCCATTGTTCCCGTTACCCTGTTTGGCATTTACAATACGGGCTACTACGCCTGTCTCGCTGCAGGAGAGTCCACAGCCTTTATTCCTTCTTTCATGCAGGGGCTTTTTATCTTCATACCCCTTCTGGTGGTCAGCTACGGAGTGGGCTTTTTCTGGGAAGCCCTGTTCGCCGTCCGAAGGGGCCATGGAATCAGTGAAGGCTTTCTGGTCTCCGGCCTGCTCTACCCCCTTATCCTGCCACCGGATCTGCCCCTGTGGCAGGCCGCCATCGGCATCAGCTTCGGCGTGGTCATCGGCAAGGAAATTTTCGGCGGCACGGGCCGCAACCTTCTCAACCCCGCCCTCACGGCCAGAGCCTTTGTCTTTTTCGCCTATCCCGGTCAGATGTCCGGAGATGCCGTGTGGATTTCCGGCGGTGCCACGGATGCGGTTTCCGGTGCCACAGCCCTTGCCATCAGCGCCCAGGCCGAACCCGGATCCCAGATTCCCGCCATGCTGGATCAGGCAGGGCTGGGGCTTTTTGAACTGTTTGTGGGCCGAACTCCGGGCAGTATCGGCGAAACCTCAGCCCTGCTCTGCATTGTGGGTGCCCTCATCCTGATCATAACAGGCGTTGCCAACTGGCGGATCATGGTGGGAGGCGTGCTGGGCGTTCTGGGAACGGGCATGCTCCTCAATCAGCTGGCCACAGGCTCCTTTGCAGCGGCCATGGCCCTGCCCGCTTACTACCACCTTGTCATGGGTGGCTTTGCCTTTGGCATTGTCTTTATGGCAACGGACCCGGTGTCGGCACCGGGCACGGATGCAGCCCGGTGGCTCTACGGCTTTCTCATCGGTGCCCTGACCGTGCTGATACGGGTTTTCAACCCTGCCTATCCCGAAGGCACCATGCTGGCCATTCTCTTTATGAACCTGTTTGCACCGCTTCTGGACCACTTTGTCATCCAGATCCGGCTGAGAAAGAGGATATCCCATGTCTGA
- a CDS encoding FMN-binding protein: MSESRSIRFTLYLCLVCSILLTAAATGLKPRQDANARLDRQKNVLKAAGLLPEDQKFTATEVEALFSKRIRAVAADAEGRPVEEGGDKTLVFFLKTDSNGTISEGYILRLESRGLWGKIYGYLALEADGVEISGFTVYAHQETPGLGGDIESRSFQQSFTGRRILDENNTFRGLRVAKGKASSDDPHSVDGISGATLTGNYLSEGIMDVLKRFEPVSARFRAGEGDGYLMEETP; this comes from the coding sequence ATGTCTGAAAGCCGATCCATCCGCTTTACCTTATACCTCTGCCTTGTCTGCAGCATTCTTCTCACCGCAGCGGCCACGGGACTGAAACCCAGACAGGATGCCAATGCAAGGCTGGATCGCCAGAAGAACGTACTTAAGGCCGCAGGACTTCTTCCGGAAGACCAAAAATTCACAGCCACGGAAGTAGAGGCCCTTTTCTCAAAACGCATACGGGCTGTGGCAGCAGACGCTGAAGGCAGGCCTGTGGAAGAAGGCGGGGATAAGACCCTTGTTTTTTTCCTGAAAACGGACAGCAACGGCACAATCAGCGAGGGCTACATTCTCCGCCTTGAATCCAGAGGGCTCTGGGGGAAAATATACGGCTACCTCGCCCTGGAAGCGGACGGCGTAGAGATATCCGGTTTTACGGTGTACGCCCATCAGGAAACCCCGGGCCTTGGCGGAGACATTGAAAGCAGGTCTTTTCAGCAGAGCTTTACCGGCAGACGCATTCTGGACGAGAACAACACCTTCCGTGGCCTGCGGGTGGCCAAGGGAAAGGCATCTTCCGATGATCCCCACAGCGTGGACGGCATTTCCGGTGCCACCTTAACGGGCAACTACCTTTCCGAAGGCATCATGGATGTACTGAAAAGATTTGAACCCGTATCCGCCCGGTTCCGGGCTGGTGAGGGCGACGGCTATCTGATGGAGGAGACCCCATGA
- a CDS encoding NADH:ubiquinone reductase (Na(+)-transporting) subunit D: MSLKSSPYYKALTEPILGNNPINIQMLGICSALAVTVQLNTAIVMGLSMTFVTAFASLIVSSMRRHIPRNIRIIVELFVISSLVILTDQVLKAFLYDISKQLSVFVGLIITNCAVMGRAETYALGNPPGLSFCDGLGNGLGYSLVLVGVAFIRELFGSGSLFGRQIVPDALYRAGYSDMGFMLLAPAAFIIIGLFVWFQKAVLQKDEGKG; encoded by the coding sequence ATGAGTCTGAAAAGCAGTCCCTACTATAAAGCCCTTACGGAACCCATACTGGGCAACAACCCCATCAACATTCAGATGCTGGGCATATGCTCCGCCCTTGCCGTAACCGTACAGCTGAACACGGCCATTGTCATGGGCCTTTCCATGACCTTTGTCACGGCATTCGCAAGCCTCATCGTATCTTCCATGCGCCGCCACATTCCCCGTAACATCCGTATTATTGTGGAGCTTTTTGTCATATCCAGCCTTGTCATTCTCACGGATCAGGTGCTCAAAGCCTTTCTCTATGATATCAGCAAGCAGCTTTCCGTCTTTGTGGGACTGATCATCACCAACTGTGCCGTCATGGGCCGTGCCGAAACCTATGCCCTGGGCAACCCCCCCGGTCTCTCCTTCTGTGACGGGCTGGGAAACGGTCTGGGCTACTCCCTCGTGCTGGTGGGCGTTGCCTTTATTCGGGAACTTTTCGGCTCCGGCTCCCTTTTCGGACGGCAGATCGTCCCGGATGCCCTGTATCGGGCAGGATACAGCGACATGGGCTTCATGCTGCTGGCTCCTGCGGCCTTCATCATCATAGGGCTTTTTGTCTGGTTCCAGAAAGCTGTGCTGCAGAAAGACGAAGGAAAAGGATAA
- a CDS encoding DUF2442 domain-containing protein: MPTLLQKSGKKVHFDDHYLHVDLRDGRRISTPLKWYPELETASLRSIRNYQFICDATGIEWPDLDYHLSIEGMLPLPYIFTGSKKKGPE, from the coding sequence ATGCCTACCCTGCTCCAAAAATCCGGTAAAAAAGTCCATTTTGACGATCATTATCTCCATGTGGATCTTAGGGATGGCCGCAGAATATCAACGCCCCTCAAATGGTATCCCGAACTTGAAACAGCATCTTTACGATCCATCAGAAATTATCAGTTTATATGCGATGCTACTGGCATTGAGTGGCCGGATCTTGATTACCATCTGAGCATTGAGGGTATGCTGCCACTGCCTTACATTTTCACAGGTAGTAAGAAAAAAGGACCGGAATAA
- a CDS encoding nucleotidyltransferase family protein — translation MKDLQRKIIQQEDILNCMRDFKNRRQDEYFILKIGVFGSVARNDIKEESDIDVVVELKKPDLFSLIGIKQELEEHLHRKVDVVRYRQGMNAFLKTRIDREALYV, via the coding sequence ATGAAAGACCTGCAGAGGAAGATCATACAGCAGGAAGATATACTGAACTGCATGCGGGATTTCAAAAACCGCAGACAAGATGAATATTTCATACTGAAAATAGGCGTTTTTGGTTCCGTTGCCCGCAATGATATCAAAGAAGAAAGCGACATTGATGTGGTCGTGGAACTGAAAAAACCGGATCTTTTCTCCCTCATTGGCATCAAACAGGAACTGGAGGAGCATCTGCACAGAAAGGTGGATGTGGTCCGGTACAGACAAGGCATGAATGCCTTCCTGAAAACAAGGATAGACAGGGAAGCCCTGTATGTATGA
- the nqrE gene encoding NADH:ubiquinone reductase (Na(+)-transporting) subunit E — translation MVENLMGIFLNSVFVGNILLAYFLGMCSFVAVSGNLKTATGLGFAVIFVLAITTPVNWFIHHYLLAPGALAWAGLPDVDLNFLRFITFIASIAAMVQIVEMVIERISQALYTALGVFLPLIAVNCAILGTSLFMVERNYNFNESLVFGLGSGTGWFLAIVAMASLRQKLRYADLPYGLEGYGITMIVSGLMAMGFMIFSGIAL, via the coding sequence ATGGTGGAAAATCTGATGGGTATTTTTCTCAATTCTGTTTTTGTGGGCAATATTCTTTTGGCCTACTTCCTTGGCATGTGCTCCTTTGTGGCCGTTTCCGGCAACCTGAAAACCGCAACGGGGCTGGGTTTTGCCGTTATTTTTGTTCTGGCCATCACCACGCCGGTGAACTGGTTCATCCATCATTATCTGCTGGCACCGGGTGCCCTGGCCTGGGCTGGGTTGCCGGACGTGGATCTGAATTTTTTACGGTTCATCACCTTCATAGCCTCCATTGCCGCCATGGTACAGATTGTGGAAATGGTCATAGAACGCATATCCCAGGCCCTTTATACGGCGCTTGGGGTCTTTCTGCCGCTGATCGCCGTTAACTGCGCCATTCTGGGAACCTCCCTTTTCATGGTGGAAAGAAACTATAATTTCAATGAATCCCTTGTTTTTGGCTTAGGGTCTGGAACGGGCTGGTTTCTGGCCATTGTGGCCATGGCTTCCCTGCGTCAGAAGCTGCGCTACGCCGATCTTCCCTACGGCCTTGAAGGCTATGGCATCACCATGATCGTCTCAGGACTCATGGCCATGGGTTTCATGATTTTTTCCGGCATAGCCCTGTAA
- the nqrF gene encoding NADH:ubiquinone reductase (Na(+)-transporting) subunit F, translating to MIFLVSFVVFTGVTLSLVLLLLFVESRLVKKEDSRILINGDEDKSITVSTGSTLLSSLVSQGILLPSACGGGGTCAMCKCKVLEGGGDVLPTELSHLSRKEKAEGIRLACQLKVRNNLSIAIPEEIFSIRKYHATVVSNRSVGTYIKELLLKVDPDEDFSFEAGQYIQIDIPEYKLSFSDFSIPTTYVDDWDKYQLWNIKARSEERVFRAYSLANPPYEDQPRLTVRIATPPEDQPDAPPGVGSSFIFNLKEGEKITFSGPYGDFLVKDSEKEICFVGGGAGMAPMRSHILHQLNTLHTKRKITFWYGARSRREMFYDDDFKSLREKYPNFHYQVALSEPLPEDQWDGPTGFIHQVLYESYLKKHEDPSEIEYYLCGPPVMVDAVVDILWNLGVEEEMIAYDKF from the coding sequence ATGATCTTTCTTGTAAGTTTTGTGGTGTTCACGGGCGTCACCCTTTCTTTGGTGCTGCTGCTTCTTTTTGTGGAATCAAGGCTGGTTAAAAAAGAGGACAGCCGTATTCTCATAAATGGGGATGAAGACAAAAGTATTACGGTGTCCACCGGCAGCACCCTCCTGAGCAGCCTTGTGAGTCAGGGCATCCTCCTGCCCTCGGCCTGTGGCGGGGGCGGCACCTGCGCCATGTGCAAATGCAAGGTTCTGGAAGGCGGCGGTGACGTCCTGCCCACGGAACTTTCCCACCTGAGCCGTAAGGAAAAAGCGGAAGGTATCCGCCTTGCCTGCCAGCTCAAAGTGCGCAACAACCTGTCCATCGCCATTCCGGAAGAAATTTTCAGCATCAGAAAGTACCATGCCACGGTGGTATCCAACCGAAGCGTTGGCACCTACATCAAAGAACTTCTTCTCAAAGTGGATCCAGATGAAGACTTCTCCTTTGAGGCGGGCCAGTACATACAGATTGACATTCCCGAATATAAGCTTTCTTTTTCAGATTTTTCCATTCCCACGACCTATGTGGATGACTGGGACAAATACCAGTTATGGAACATCAAAGCCCGGTCTGAAGAAAGGGTGTTCCGTGCCTATTCCCTTGCCAATCCTCCCTATGAGGACCAGCCACGGCTCACCGTCCGCATTGCCACACCACCCGAAGACCAGCCCGATGCACCTCCTGGAGTGGGATCTTCTTTTATATTCAACCTCAAGGAAGGCGAGAAAATCACCTTCAGCGGTCCCTACGGAGATTTTCTCGTAAAGGATTCCGAAAAAGAAATATGCTTTGTGGGGGGCGGTGCGGGCATGGCACCCATGCGCAGCCATATTCTGCATCAGCTCAATACCCTGCATACAAAACGAAAAATCACCTTCTGGTACGGAGCAAGGTCCAGAAGGGAAATGTTCTATGATGATGATTTTAAATCCCTTAGGGAAAAATATCCCAACTTCCATTATCAGGTGGCACTCTCCGAACCCCTGCCCGAAGATCAGTGGGATGGACCCACGGGCTTTATCCATCAGGTTTTGTATGAAAGCTACCTGAAAAAGCACGAAGATCCTTCTGAAATTGAGTATTATCTCTGCGGACCTCCTGTAATGGTGGACGCAGTGGTGGATATTTTGTGGAACCTGGGAGTGGAAGAAGAGATGATCGCCTATGACAAGTTTTAG